The following DNA comes from Moritella sp. 24.
GTGATTGCACGAACAACAAACGATCTTTCGTTGTATCAATATCCCAGTTATCATTTGTTGGAAATAAGTCGACGAGGCCGGACCATAATTGTTTTTTGCCTTGCCTGTTATAATCATAAAAGCCTCTCCCAACCGATTTTCCTACACGTTTTAATGCAAGTAATTTATCTAACACATCATCAGCGGGGTTATTAAGGCGCTCCTTGCCTTCGGCTTTTAAATCTAATCGAGCTTGATTACGTACATTATCAATCAGTGACAAACTCACCTCATCAATAATCGCTAACGGTCCAACGGGTAATCCCGCCTGAAGCGCTGCATTTTCTATAACTTCGGCTGGTATCCCCTCACTTAGCATTCTCATCCCTTCAGAAACATAAGTGAAAAATACGCGTGAGGTAAAGAAGCCTCGACAATCGTTAACGACAATAGGCACCTTCCCTATTTGCAATACCAAATCATAAGCCGCAGCTAATGTTGTAGACGATGTTCTCTCACCTTTGATGATCTCAACCAGCGGCATTTTATCAACCGGAGAAAAGAAGTGCAGTCCAATAAAGTTTTCAGGTTTCGTTGATGCGTTCGCTAAACCAGTAATAGGTAACGTTGACGTATTTGATGCCATGATAATATCATCACCAGTTGCCAATAATATTTCAGTCGTTGCTTGTGATTTAACGCTACGATCTTCAAATACCGCTTCAATCACCATCTCACATTCCACCAAGTCCGCTGCATTTTTTGAAGGAATAATACGTTGCAATATTGCACCTTTTTCTTCATCAGGTAACTTGCAATTAGCGAGAATAGAAGCTGTGTATGACTTTGCAAATACGGCTTTTTCAATACTAATGTCCTTTAACACCACAGTAATACCATGACTCGCTAATGCATAAGCAATCCCCGCGCCCATCATTCCAGCACCTAGCACACCGACTTTGTTGAATTTCCTTAATGCATGACCTTCAGGGCGAGATGCACCCGCTTTAATTTCGTTATGTTGATACCAGAACGTGTTAATCATGTTTCTAGCGACTTGCCCTCGAATAACATGAATAAAATACCGCGTTTCTATCCGTAAAGCGGTTTCTATATCGACTTCTGCTGACTCCAGCATCACAGCTAATATCGCTTCTGGCGCGGGTAAGTTACCTTGTGTTTTTTGCTTTAATAGAGCTGACGCAGTAGTGATAAAGCTCGCTAATTTAGGGTCACTGACATTACCGCCTGGAAGTTGATAATCAGCGGATTCAAAACACTGGTATGTCGGTAATGATTGCGTCAATATCCAATTCGTTGCTTGGGCCATCATTTCCACATTTGATGACGCAATTTGATCTATTAGCCCCAACGCTAAGCCTTCTTGGCAGTCAAATTGCTTTCCTTTAAGTAAATAAGGCACGCTTGCTTGTAAACCAAGTAATCGTGTCATTCTGACAACACCACCAACACCGGGGATTAAACCTAACGTCACCTCTGGTAAACCAAGCACTACTTTTTTTGATAATGCAATACGATGATGACAGGCCAGTGCAAACTCCCAACCACTACCAAGTGCTGCACCATTTATACAGGCTACGACAGGTTTACCACATGTTTCTAACCATCTCATCGCCGCCTTTAATGAAGACAATAGCGCAAAACTTTCCTCAGTACTTGCCTCCACGCTTTGGCTCAATTCCGATATGTCACCCCCAGCAAAAAAACTCGCTTTATCTGAACGCAGAATAACACCAGTAAAGCTCATCTCTTTTAGGGTGCTAATCATTTCTATATAATCACGAATAAAGGCACGATCAAGTAAGTTAACCCTCGCATCTTCCTTATTCAAGATTAAATGTACAATGCCTGCATCGTCTTGCTTTAAACTGATTGATGACATAGTTTACCCCTCTACTCGTTCAATAATTGTCGCAATACCCATGCCGCCACCGACACATAACGTCACAAGCCCACGCTGTAAATGACGAGCTTCGAGTTCATCTAATAACGTGCCTAAAATAATGGCACCTGTCGCCCCTAATGGGTGACCCATCGCAATAGAACCGCCGTTAACATTGACAATATCAGCAGATATATCAAGCTCAGTCATGAAGCGCATAACAACCGCCGCAAACGCTTCATTCACTTCAAACAGGTCAATATCAGTAATAGATAACCCAGCAACAGCCAATACTTTTTTCGCTGCGGGAACGGGACCAGCCAACATCATCGTAGGATCAGAACCGACAACTGCGGTGGCAACAACTCTTGCTCTG
Coding sequences within:
- a CDS encoding 3-hydroxyacyl-CoA dehydrogenase NAD-binding domain-containing protein; translation: MSSISLKQDDAGIVHLILNKEDARVNLLDRAFIRDYIEMISTLKEMSFTGVILRSDKASFFAGGDISELSQSVEASTEESFALLSSLKAAMRWLETCGKPVVACINGAALGSGWEFALACHHRIALSKKVVLGLPEVTLGLIPGVGGVVRMTRLLGLQASVPYLLKGKQFDCQEGLALGLIDQIASSNVEMMAQATNWILTQSLPTYQCFESADYQLPGGNVSDPKLASFITTASALLKQKTQGNLPAPEAILAVMLESAEVDIETALRIETRYFIHVIRGQVARNMINTFWYQHNEIKAGASRPEGHALRKFNKVGVLGAGMMGAGIAYALASHGITVVLKDISIEKAVFAKSYTASILANCKLPDEEKGAILQRIIPSKNAADLVECEMVIEAVFEDRSVKSQATTEILLATGDDIIMASNTSTLPITGLANASTKPENFIGLHFFSPVDKMPLVEIIKGERTSSTTLAAAYDLVLQIGKVPIVVNDCRGFFTSRVFFTYVSEGMRMLSEGIPAEVIENAALQAGLPVGPLAIIDEVSLSLIDNVRNQARLDLKAEGKERLNNPADDVLDKLLALKRVGKSVGRGFYDYNRQGKKQLWSGLVDLFPTNDNWDIDTTKDRLLFVQSLEALRAYEEGVVTSSRDANIGSIMGLGFPAWTGGVLQFVNHYGADVFKDRAQVLCDQFGSQFTPVAVLSRW